The following are encoded together in the Adhaeribacter arboris genome:
- a CDS encoding helix-turn-helix domain-containing protein, with amino-acid sequence MTDLNEKASRAFTYSCYHSRNRSGEQFIPEHVFSYQIAGTLTVQDGNQTWTFREGDFRLVRRNHLLKFLKEPPVGGEFKSVSVFLDQKTLRNFSMEYNYKAEKSTNSEAIISLKSNPLFSNFLNSLGPYQTLNEPGNENLLNLKLREAILILLQTNPELQSVLFDFSVPGKIDLEAFMLQNFHFNVELKRFAYLTGRSLATFKRDFEKIFHLSPSRWLQQRRLQEAHYLIKEKGKAPSEVYLDLGFEDLSHFSFAFKKMFGVAPTKMLLA; translated from the coding sequence ATGACAGACCTGAATGAAAAAGCTTCCCGTGCCTTTACTTATTCCTGTTACCATAGCCGCAACCGGTCGGGGGAACAGTTTATCCCGGAGCATGTTTTTAGTTACCAGATTGCTGGCACTCTTACTGTTCAAGATGGCAATCAAACCTGGACTTTCCGGGAAGGGGATTTTAGGTTAGTCCGGCGAAACCATTTGCTTAAATTTTTGAAAGAACCACCGGTCGGAGGCGAATTTAAAAGTGTTTCGGTATTCCTCGACCAGAAAACCTTGCGAAATTTTAGCATGGAATACAACTACAAAGCCGAAAAAAGCACGAATTCCGAGGCCATTATTTCGCTTAAGTCTAATCCGCTTTTCAGCAATTTTTTAAATTCCTTAGGCCCTTACCAGACTTTAAACGAGCCTGGCAACGAAAACCTGTTGAACCTGAAATTAAGGGAAGCTATTTTAATTTTATTACAAACCAATCCCGAACTGCAAAGCGTTTTGTTTGATTTCTCGGTGCCCGGTAAAATAGATTTAGAAGCTTTTATGCTGCAAAACTTTCATTTTAACGTAGAGCTAAAACGCTTTGCCTATTTAACCGGCCGCAGCCTGGCAACCTTTAAACGCGATTTCGAGAAGATTTTTCACCTTTCGCCGAGCCGCTGGTTACAGCAACGCCGCTTGCAGGAAGCGCATTATTTAATTAAAGAAAAAGGCAAAGCGCCTTCCGAAGTTTACCTGGACTTAGGTTTTGAAGACCTCTCGCATTTTTCTTTTGCTTTTAAGAAAATGTTCGGCGTGGCCCCTACCAAAATGCTGCTGGCTTAA
- a CDS encoding vWA domain-containing protein, which translates to MRRLPVYLLLDTSGSMTGEPIEAVKNGVQVMISSLRQNPQAIETAFISIITFDSEAKQIVPLTDLASFQMVDIKATGTTSLGEALKLVSTCIDNEVTKTTTEQKGDWKPLVFIMTDGIPTDDWQSGLAEFKQRKTAYTVACAAGSAADSNLLKQITENVVSLDTADSQSIAKFFTWVSASIGVTSTKVEDAGKEVTGLGELPPPPSELNIVT; encoded by the coding sequence ATGAGAAGACTACCCGTCTATTTATTATTAGATACTTCCGGCTCCATGACCGGCGAGCCCATTGAAGCGGTAAAAAATGGCGTGCAGGTAATGATTAGTTCTTTACGGCAAAACCCACAGGCCATTGAAACAGCGTTTATCAGCATTATTACTTTTGATAGCGAAGCCAAACAAATAGTCCCTTTAACCGATTTAGCTTCTTTCCAGATGGTAGATATTAAGGCTACCGGCACCACCAGTTTAGGCGAAGCTTTAAAATTAGTTTCTACTTGTATTGATAACGAAGTAACGAAAACCACCACCGAACAAAAAGGCGACTGGAAACCACTGGTTTTTATCATGACAGATGGTATCCCGACGGACGATTGGCAAAGCGGATTAGCTGAATTTAAGCAACGTAAAACTGCCTACACGGTAGCTTGCGCAGCTGGTAGTGCGGCCGATTCTAACTTGTTAAAGCAAATTACCGAAAATGTGGTAAGCCTCGATACTGCCGATAGCCAGAGTATTGCCAAGTTCTTTACCTGGGTTTCTGCCTCCATTGGGGTTACCTCTACCAAGGTGGAAGACGCCGGTAAAGAAGTTACTGGCTTGGGTGAGTTGCCTCCTCCTCCATCTGAATTAAACATTGTTACTTAG
- a CDS encoding PP2C family serine/threonine-protein phosphatase, which produces MSSVKQLVTQLFECNQITIPENRRPLFEKFLQDEQNVSIINTLIQNQNELMAKWKLQDRIAEIMQQPLRIANGTVGKPYQADFDLEKFNWQDITAFEWDGLERVGLTYDATTKQITGVPTQSGDIKLLFKFKLAEQPEDAAFNHKPVTIIINPDPRSLWKNLESDKNDPYWKEDNLTVFAPLNDRHILVSSKRGRSHANMGSFREDDFAFQDLANGWSIVVVADGAGSARLSRKGSAMACQGIVTYFQEPSSVESMAEFDELLQQHISSTGDDTQKKLNRLVYNNLGKAAFQVHKQLEAFAAAEGATLKDLSSTLIFTLFKKYEAGYAFLSFGVGDCPIAVLNKDVTEVTLMNWLDVGEFGGGTRFITMPEVFQNEKFATRFGFKLLEDFSYLMLMSDGIYDPKFVVEANLPNIQKWQEFLADLNGQNEEGIVVELKPENPEIENQFSRWMDFWSPGNHDDRTLAIVF; this is translated from the coding sequence ATGAGTAGTGTAAAACAATTGGTTACCCAACTTTTCGAATGCAACCAAATTACCATACCGGAAAACCGGCGGCCTTTGTTCGAGAAATTTCTGCAGGATGAACAGAACGTAAGTATTATTAATACCCTAATCCAAAATCAAAATGAGCTTATGGCTAAGTGGAAACTGCAAGACAGAATAGCCGAAATTATGCAGCAGCCTTTGCGCATTGCCAATGGTACCGTTGGTAAACCGTATCAGGCCGACTTTGATTTAGAAAAGTTTAACTGGCAGGATATTACTGCTTTTGAGTGGGATGGATTAGAGCGCGTTGGCTTAACTTACGATGCCACTACCAAGCAAATTACCGGGGTGCCCACCCAAAGCGGCGATATAAAACTACTTTTTAAATTTAAATTAGCAGAACAGCCAGAAGATGCTGCTTTTAACCATAAACCGGTAACCATCATTATTAATCCGGACCCGAGAAGTTTATGGAAAAACCTGGAAAGTGATAAGAACGACCCTTACTGGAAAGAAGATAACCTAACGGTTTTTGCCCCTTTAAACGACCGGCATATTCTGGTTTCTTCCAAGCGAGGCCGTTCTCATGCAAATATGGGCTCGTTCCGGGAAGATGATTTTGCTTTTCAGGATTTGGCGAATGGCTGGAGTATTGTGGTAGTAGCCGATGGAGCGGGCAGTGCCCGGCTTTCCCGTAAAGGTTCGGCTATGGCGTGCCAGGGCATTGTTACCTATTTTCAGGAGCCTTCGTCCGTAGAAAGTATGGCGGAGTTCGACGAGTTATTACAGCAACATATTAGTAGCACCGGCGACGACACGCAAAAAAAACTAAATCGCTTGGTGTATAATAACTTGGGCAAGGCTGCTTTTCAGGTGCATAAGCAACTGGAAGCATTTGCCGCTGCTGAAGGAGCTACTTTAAAAGATCTAAGCAGCACTTTAATCTTTACCCTGTTCAAGAAATACGAGGCCGGTTACGCCTTTCTTTCGTTTGGCGTAGGCGATTGCCCCATTGCTGTTTTAAATAAAGACGTAACCGAAGTAACCTTGATGAACTGGCTCGACGTGGGCGAATTTGGCGGCGGTACCCGATTTATTACCATGCCGGAAGTTTTCCAGAATGAGAAATTTGCGACCCGGTTCGGTTTTAAACTGCTTGAAGATTTTTCGTATTTAATGTTAATGTCGGATGGTATTTACGACCCCAAGTTTGTGGTAGAAGCCAACTTACCCAACATTCAAAAATGGCAGGAGTTCCTGGCTGATTTAAATGGCCAAAACGAAGAAGGCATAGTGGTAGAGCTAAAACCTGAAAATCCAGAAATAGAAAACCAGTTCTCGCGCTGGATGGATTTCTGGAGCCCCGGCAACCACGATGACCGCACCTTAGCCATTGTTTTTTGA
- a CDS encoding oxidoreductase, which translates to MEKVWFITGSSRGLGRSLTEAVLASGDKVAATARKPEVLQDLVEQYPDQIVPLALDVTDKTQIHAVVAKTIELFGRIDVLVNNAGFGIIGAAEAFTDEQVRSQLETNLYAPIEITRAVLPYMRQQGSGRILQVSSIGGRVGNAGVAIYQAAKFGLSGFTEALAQEVAPLGIRVTSVEPGGFRTDWAGDSMTYASPVEGYEATVGTRENFFKSGNFIPVGDPDKAAQVMVKLVQHPEPPVHLVLGSEAIGFLKSANAARETEMEKWLPVSLSTDADDAINFLETEDAKFFLRTKN; encoded by the coding sequence ATGGAAAAAGTTTGGTTTATTACCGGCAGCTCCCGCGGATTGGGACGTAGCCTCACCGAAGCAGTATTAGCCTCTGGCGATAAAGTAGCGGCCACCGCCCGTAAACCCGAAGTACTGCAAGATTTAGTAGAACAATACCCTGACCAGATAGTACCACTTGCTTTAGATGTTACCGATAAAACGCAGATACACGCCGTAGTGGCAAAAACAATAGAGCTTTTCGGGCGAATAGATGTATTGGTAAATAATGCCGGTTTCGGAATTATCGGCGCTGCTGAAGCCTTTACAGACGAGCAAGTGCGCAGCCAACTGGAAACGAACTTGTATGCGCCCATCGAAATTACCCGGGCCGTATTGCCGTACATGCGCCAGCAAGGTTCTGGTCGTATTCTGCAAGTAAGTTCCATTGGTGGTCGGGTAGGTAACGCAGGAGTAGCCATCTACCAGGCAGCTAAATTCGGGTTAAGTGGTTTCACCGAAGCTTTAGCCCAGGAAGTAGCACCGTTGGGAATCCGGGTAACTTCGGTAGAGCCAGGAGGTTTCCGGACCGATTGGGCGGGCGATTCGATGACCTATGCTTCACCAGTGGAAGGATACGAAGCAACGGTGGGTACGCGGGAAAATTTCTTTAAAAGTGGTAATTTTATTCCGGTCGGCGACCCGGATAAAGCGGCTCAGGTAATGGTAAAATTAGTCCAACACCCGGAACCACCCGTACACCTGGTATTAGGCAGCGAGGCGATTGGGTTCCTGAAAAGTGCCAATGCTGCTCGCGAAACCGAAATGGAAAAATGGTTGCCGGTAAGTCTTTCTACGGACGCCGATGATGCCATAAATTTTTTGGAGACAGAAGACGCCAAATTTTTCTTGCGTACGAAAAATTAA
- a CDS encoding NAD(P)-dependent oxidoreductase, whose protein sequence is MDLKNIGWIGLGKMGIPMAQKLVNAGYSVTVYNRSKEKEEALRSLGANTAESPAQLMQQAEVIFLMVSDDEATRQIFTGEQGLLSAQTTGKIIINMSTVSPGVSKLMASLCQEGQNHYLDAPVSGSVKQAEEGQLVIMVGGEENIFTQVKPILDQLGKLTLRVGETGAGNSAKLAINTLLGFYAQGLAEAIIFAQQHGIQTQDLLTLIGNSALGNIFTKIKGEAILANNFPAAFALKHIAKDLRLAKQEGSNTPLAEVVQNTFQEAESTLGEEDIIAIIKHLNPSI, encoded by the coding sequence ATGGATTTAAAAAATATTGGTTGGATTGGCTTGGGGAAAATGGGCATTCCAATGGCTCAAAAATTAGTAAATGCTGGTTATTCTGTAACAGTTTACAATCGAAGCAAGGAAAAGGAAGAAGCATTGCGCTCCCTGGGAGCTAATACTGCCGAATCTCCGGCTCAATTAATGCAACAAGCCGAGGTAATCTTCCTGATGGTATCCGACGATGAGGCTACCCGGCAAATTTTTACCGGCGAACAAGGTTTGCTCAGCGCTCAAACTACCGGTAAAATAATTATAAACATGAGTACCGTTTCGCCGGGTGTGAGCAAACTAATGGCGAGCTTATGTCAGGAAGGACAAAATCATTACCTGGATGCACCCGTATCGGGCAGTGTCAAGCAGGCCGAAGAAGGGCAGTTAGTAATTATGGTGGGCGGCGAAGAAAATATTTTTACCCAGGTAAAACCCATACTGGACCAGCTTGGCAAGTTAACGCTGCGGGTAGGTGAAACAGGAGCCGGAAATTCGGCCAAACTAGCTATCAATACTTTACTTGGCTTTTATGCCCAAGGCCTCGCCGAAGCCATAATTTTCGCGCAGCAACACGGCATTCAAACCCAGGATTTGCTTACTCTTATTGGCAACAGTGCCTTAGGCAATATTTTTACGAAAATAAAAGGCGAAGCTATTCTGGCAAATAATTTTCCGGCGGCTTTTGCCTTAAAGCACATCGCCAAAGATTTGCGATTAGCGAAACAAGAAGGCTCTAATACTCCGTTAGCGGAAGTAGTGCAAAACACCTTTCAGGAAGCGGAGTCTACTCTGGGTGAAGAAGATATTATTGCCATCATTAAACACTTAAATCCCAGCATTTAG
- a CDS encoding ImmA/IrrE family metallo-endopeptidase, whose protein sequence is MKTEVNFNADIITWAIARAGYELQEFAMFPIQDWLDNKKRPTVKQLEKFSNKVHIPFGYLFLKEPPKENLPFPFFRTGRSQTEQVSINVYDTILLTQRRQEWLIEFLEENNYEPLPFVGKFDENTDFKIIVEDIHNTLGLKNEWASSFSKFQDTLDFLTRKIEDIGIIINFNSVVGTNNTRPISVNECRGFVLVNAFAPFMFVNSADAKAAQLFTIVHELAHIWIGKSAGFDFRKLQPADAPIELLCDKVAAEFLVPENSFNQVWDNTPSISVLAKHFKVSQLVIARRALDLRKVSKQSFFKFYNDYIEDLKAKKEEKKSSGGDFYASAKKKISPTFAAYVDRAIKGNALLYRDAYRLTGLKGDTYQTFMNKLYQ, encoded by the coding sequence ATGAAAACAGAAGTAAATTTTAATGCAGACATAATTACTTGGGCAATTGCTCGGGCAGGTTATGAATTGCAAGAATTTGCAATGTTTCCCATACAAGATTGGCTTGACAATAAGAAAAGACCCACAGTAAAGCAACTCGAAAAATTTTCTAATAAAGTACATATTCCTTTTGGATATCTTTTTTTAAAGGAACCTCCAAAGGAAAATTTACCATTCCCGTTTTTCCGTACTGGAAGATCCCAAACTGAACAGGTTAGTATAAATGTTTATGATACCATTCTGTTGACCCAAAGAAGGCAAGAGTGGTTAATCGAGTTTCTAGAGGAAAACAATTATGAACCACTACCATTTGTAGGTAAGTTCGATGAAAATACAGACTTTAAAATAATTGTTGAAGATATACACAACACCTTAGGTCTTAAAAATGAATGGGCAAGCTCTTTTTCAAAATTTCAGGATACCTTGGATTTTCTTACGCGCAAAATTGAGGATATTGGTATAATTATAAATTTTAATAGTGTTGTAGGCACAAATAATACTAGACCTATCTCTGTTAACGAATGTAGAGGATTTGTTTTAGTAAATGCATTCGCGCCCTTTATGTTTGTAAATTCTGCGGACGCAAAGGCAGCTCAATTATTTACTATAGTTCATGAGTTAGCGCACATTTGGATTGGAAAAAGCGCTGGATTTGATTTTAGAAAATTGCAACCAGCTGATGCACCTATTGAATTATTATGCGACAAAGTAGCTGCTGAATTTCTTGTTCCAGAGAATTCTTTTAACCAGGTTTGGGATAATACTCCAAGCATTTCTGTATTAGCAAAACACTTTAAAGTTAGTCAATTAGTTATTGCTAGACGTGCTTTAGATTTAAGGAAAGTTAGTAAACAATCATTCTTCAAGTTTTATAATGATTATATCGAAGATTTGAAAGCTAAGAAAGAGGAAAAGAAAAGTAGTGGTGGCGATTTTTATGCATCTGCTAAGAAAAAGATAAGCCCTACATTTGCTGCTTATGTAGATAGAGCAATAAAAGGAAATGCTTTATTATATAGGGATGCATATCGCTTAACAGGACTTAAGGGAGATACCTATCAAACATTTATGAATAAACTTTATCAATAG
- a CDS encoding TonB-dependent receptor: MKQLFTGCIAFLALLLASCFSTYGQGNEATIIGKVAEVNNSPIIGATVLVRNESTGFKAGTVTDVNGDYIIKQLPLGSPYSITVSFIGYSEQKKTGFALNQGDQLRVNFALQSSATELEAVEVVANSLKNTVPTLGASTPITAKDIAKLPVNGRNFTSLIDLSPLSSGTSLGGQLASSTNFTIDGMTSRGTIAGGSTSSAYSISMEAIREFKVVTNEYDVTMGRSGGGTISTVTKSGTNQLTGSAFNFMRTDWLASPYDLRGNKRVQDYNTNQYGFSLGGPIIKDKAHFFVAWDHQADARPVYIANIQGPNDEAVNQVTQATLDNFLSIARAKYGVSNNPQFGSFGKKKGTDAIFARIDWQLNSKNLLTLRNNLVREKDPLSEDDNSVIDAYESYINRKKFDNSLLLSLRTILNPRITNELKVQHFYQDEAVQPSPELPAAGIPRAIVQNVLSRSSFDTTKTYTNSSIQIGGQRFSPEWFKGNVVQLVDNFYYNTGKINFTFGVDVLYNRMHSRYGSEMNGRFFFNGLESFNSLTPYRYVREIYLNEDQSNVVNSIASGVYAQMDTKLAYGLEVMAGLRLDNTQYLNRANFTPVVFNELGIRTNNKINTTQLQPRVQFTWDVNEERKNIIRVGAGVFGSALNPYSMINNMLFDGTKVASVDISGALVPTPNFPGYRADPSTAPGSELFNNPGIPKLVTINTNSPDAKVPVVYKTNFSINHFFNDNLRVGVSGFAAWARNNYMYVDRNMVDQPYFRMEEEANRGVYVPASTITDKGIVNWVNSRKTTQVGRVLELISGGRKNQYALVVDGTFRYFRDGQITASYTWNDSKDNTSYNGNVANTATLDLMVADDPRDLSRMSYANNQFRSKVVVYGTAPTVWGTTFSVRYSGLGGTRYSMAVGGNTNGDFVDSNDLAFIYDPNDPETPPYLREGIQAILDNPNAEQSVKEYIRRNAGQIAERNGGINGFYGVFDARLAKKFSFFGNHGLEASIDVFNVANLLKKDWGVGYNLGKQNLYTIKSFDPTAQRFVYNVNKSAGIPGLSGNGNPYQIQLGLRYAF, encoded by the coding sequence ATGAAACAATTATTTACAGGATGTATTGCATTTTTGGCCCTGTTGCTGGCTTCCTGCTTCTCCACGTACGGACAAGGAAATGAAGCAACGATTATCGGAAAAGTTGCCGAAGTAAATAACAGTCCCATTATTGGCGCCACTGTTCTGGTCCGGAATGAGTCTACTGGTTTTAAGGCGGGTACGGTTACCGACGTAAACGGCGACTACATTATTAAACAATTGCCTTTAGGCTCGCCGTATTCCATTACCGTATCTTTTATTGGTTACAGCGAACAAAAGAAAACCGGTTTCGCCCTGAACCAAGGCGACCAGTTGCGGGTAAATTTTGCTTTACAAAGCAGCGCCACCGAACTGGAAGCGGTAGAAGTGGTAGCTAATTCCTTAAAAAACACGGTTCCCACTTTAGGCGCTTCTACGCCTATTACGGCGAAAGATATTGCCAAATTGCCGGTAAACGGCCGCAATTTTACTTCGCTCATTGACTTGTCGCCCTTGAGTAGCGGTACGAGTTTGGGCGGTCAACTCGCATCTTCCACCAACTTTACCATCGATGGGATGACCTCGCGCGGTACCATTGCCGGTGGTTCTACCTCCAGCGCGTATTCCATTTCCATGGAAGCCATTCGCGAATTTAAAGTGGTAACCAATGAGTACGATGTGACCATGGGCCGGAGTGGTGGCGGTACTATCAGCACCGTAACCAAATCGGGTACCAACCAACTAACGGGCAGCGCTTTTAACTTTATGCGTACCGATTGGCTGGCGAGTCCATACGATTTAAGAGGCAACAAACGCGTGCAGGACTACAATACCAACCAATACGGGTTTTCATTGGGCGGGCCCATTATTAAAGATAAAGCCCACTTCTTCGTAGCTTGGGATCACCAGGCCGATGCTCGTCCGGTTTATATTGCCAACATCCAGGGACCCAATGACGAAGCCGTTAACCAGGTTACCCAGGCCACGCTGGATAACTTTTTAAGCATTGCCCGGGCTAAATACGGGGTATCGAACAATCCACAATTTGGTTCATTTGGCAAGAAAAAAGGTACCGACGCTATTTTTGCCCGCATCGACTGGCAATTAAATTCTAAAAACTTACTGACATTGCGGAACAATTTGGTGCGCGAAAAAGACCCTTTATCGGAAGATGATAACTCCGTGATTGATGCCTACGAATCGTACATCAACCGCAAGAAATTCGACAATAGTTTGCTGTTGTCGTTGCGGACGATCCTGAACCCAAGGATTACCAACGAGCTGAAAGTACAACATTTCTACCAGGACGAAGCCGTTCAACCGAGCCCGGAACTTCCGGCAGCCGGTATCCCGCGCGCCATCGTCCAAAATGTGTTATCCCGATCAAGTTTTGATACTACCAAAACCTACACTAATTCTTCGATTCAGATTGGTGGGCAGCGTTTTTCGCCGGAATGGTTTAAAGGCAACGTGGTGCAGTTAGTAGATAATTTTTACTACAATACCGGTAAGATCAATTTTACTTTCGGCGTAGACGTACTATATAACCGCATGCATTCCCGCTACGGTAGCGAAATGAACGGTCGTTTTTTCTTTAATGGCCTGGAAAGCTTCAATAGCCTGACTCCTTACCGGTACGTTCGGGAAATTTACTTAAACGAAGACCAGAGCAACGTGGTAAATTCGATCGCTTCCGGCGTATATGCTCAAATGGACACGAAACTGGCGTACGGCCTGGAAGTAATGGCGGGCTTGCGGTTAGATAATACCCAATACTTGAACCGGGCCAATTTTACCCCGGTGGTATTTAACGAACTGGGTATCCGTACCAATAACAAGATTAATACCACCCAATTGCAGCCCCGCGTGCAGTTTACCTGGGACGTGAACGAAGAGCGTAAGAATATCATCCGGGTGGGAGCCGGGGTATTTGGTTCGGCTTTGAACCCTTACTCCATGATCAACAACATGTTGTTCGATGGCACCAAGGTAGCTTCCGTGGACATCTCGGGGGCCTTGGTACCCACCCCCAATTTCCCGGGCTATCGCGCCGACCCATCCACGGCTCCGGGCTCCGAACTGTTTAACAATCCGGGCATTCCAAAATTAGTAACCATTAACACCAACAGCCCCGATGCCAAAGTGCCGGTAGTTTACAAAACCAACTTCTCCATCAACCACTTTTTTAACGATAACCTGCGGGTAGGGGTAAGTGGATTTGCCGCCTGGGCGCGTAACAACTACATGTACGTAGACCGTAACATGGTGGACCAACCGTATTTTAGAATGGAAGAAGAAGCCAACCGCGGCGTGTATGTTCCCGCTTCGACCATTACGGATAAGGGAATAGTTAACTGGGTAAACAGCCGCAAAACTACCCAGGTAGGACGGGTATTGGAATTAATCAGCGGAGGCCGGAAAAACCAGTACGCCTTGGTAGTTGACGGAACTTTCCGGTATTTCCGCGACGGACAAATTACCGCTTCTTATACCTGGAACGACTCGAAAGATAATACTTCTTACAACGGTAACGTGGCCAATACTGCTACTTTGGATTTAATGGTAGCCGATGACCCCCGGGATTTAAGCCGCATGAGCTATGCCAACAACCAGTTCCGCAGCAAGGTAGTAGTCTATGGAACGGCCCCTACCGTTTGGGGTACTACCTTCAGCGTGCGCTATTCCGGTTTAGGTGGCACGCGCTATTCTATGGCCGTGGGCGGTAACACCAACGGAGATTTTGTTGATTCTAACGATTTGGCCTTCATCTACGATCCGAATGACCCGGAAACGCCGCCATACCTGCGGGAAGGTATCCAGGCTATCCTGGACAATCCAAATGCCGAGCAAAGTGTAAAAGAGTATATTCGCCGGAATGCGGGTCAAATAGCGGAGCGTAACGGGGGTATCAATGGTTTTTACGGGGTGTTTGACGCCAGATTAGCCAAAAAATTCAGCTTCTTTGGTAATCACGGTTTGGAAGCTTCCATTGACGTTTTCAACGTAGCCAACCTGTTGAAGAAAGACTGGGGCGTGGGTTATAATCTGGGCAAGCAAAACCTATACACCATTAAGAGCTTCGATCCAACCGCGCAACGGTTTGTTTACAACGTGAACAAATCAGCTGGGATACCTGGTCTAAGCGGTAACGGTAACCCTTACCAGATTCAGTTGGGCTTGCGGTATGCGTTTTAA
- a CDS encoding DUF4411 family protein, whose amino-acid sequence MGIYVVDSNFFIQAHRSVYPLDIAVGFWEKVKQLAHDGKIISIDKVKNEIYPNGDLLSNWCKDNLPKNFFRDTTEVLTAYAQIVNWIESKRTHYSPAAITEFLGEDEADAWLIAYALTNSVTIITHEVSDPSSKRRIKIPDVCLPRGVRFINTIDMFRELGERF is encoded by the coding sequence ATGGGTATTTACGTTGTAGATAGCAACTTTTTTATTCAAGCTCATCGTAGTGTTTACCCTTTAGATATTGCCGTTGGATTTTGGGAAAAAGTAAAGCAGCTTGCCCACGATGGTAAAATTATTAGTATTGATAAAGTTAAAAATGAGATTTATCCAAATGGAGACCTTTTAAGCAACTGGTGTAAAGATAATTTACCTAAGAACTTTTTTCGTGATACTACTGAAGTTCTAACAGCTTATGCCCAAATTGTTAATTGGATTGAAAGTAAACGAACACATTATAGTCCAGCCGCAATTACAGAATTTTTAGGAGAAGATGAAGCAGATGCGTGGCTCATCGCTTATGCTTTAACAAATAGTGTTACTATAATTACCCACGAAGTTAGCGATCCTAGCAGTAAACGAAGAATCAAAATTCCTGATGTTTGTTTACCTCGCGGGGTTCGTTTTATTAATACTATAGATATGTTTAGAGAACTTGGCGAGCGATTTTAG
- a CDS encoding pyridoxamine 5'-phosphate oxidase family protein: MNYSQLAFSDAAKELQQEFGSRQIYERVEKYHVVDGLTENEKKFIAEQDHFYMATIGENGYPYIQHRGGPKGFVKVLNEQTLAFVDFSGNRQYISVGNIETNFHVALILVSYPHRARLKVYAQAKIVQLTDEPELFAQIDPADYKHRPERMLVLTVQAYDWNCPQHITPRYTAEELEPAFAAQRQQIADLEAENQKLKAELENLKALPK, from the coding sequence ATGAACTATAGTCAATTAGCTTTTTCTGATGCCGCCAAAGAATTACAACAGGAATTTGGGAGCCGGCAGATTTACGAGCGCGTGGAAAAATACCATGTGGTAGATGGCCTAACCGAGAATGAAAAGAAGTTTATTGCGGAACAGGATCATTTTTACATGGCTACCATCGGCGAGAACGGCTACCCCTACATCCAGCACCGCGGCGGCCCCAAAGGCTTTGTAAAAGTACTGAACGAGCAAACGCTGGCCTTTGTCGATTTTTCGGGCAACCGGCAGTACATCTCCGTTGGTAATATCGAGACGAACTTCCACGTAGCGCTCATTCTAGTTTCGTACCCGCACCGGGCCCGCCTGAAAGTATACGCCCAAGCCAAGATAGTACAACTCACCGACGAGCCGGAACTGTTTGCCCAAATAGACCCCGCCGACTATAAACACCGGCCCGAGCGCATGTTGGTACTTACGGTTCAAGCCTACGATTGGAATTGCCCGCAGCATATTACCCCGCGCTATACCGCCGAAGAACTGGAACCTGCCTTTGCGGCCCAACGCCAACAAATCGCCGACCTGGAAGCAGAAAACCAAAAGTTAAAAGCCGAACTGGAAAACTTAAAAGCTCTCCCCAAATGA